Proteins co-encoded in one Nicotiana sylvestris chromosome 7, ASM39365v2, whole genome shotgun sequence genomic window:
- the LOC104214458 gene encoding uncharacterized protein, with the protein MASLLNPPLTLPQNKLNPGGVLSVATSTIPCKKFQPFLTRQRSHRHCLLMRAKASVETDMLAKDSVGANAVDDKDFGVVSMHHVGILCENLERSLDFYQNILGLEINEARPHDKLPYRGAWLWVGSEMIHLMELPNPDPLTGRPEHGGRDRHTCIAIRDVSKLKVILDEAGIPYTLSRSGRPAIFTRDPDANALEFTQVDA; encoded by the exons ATGGCTTCTCTGCTGAACCCACCTCTCACTCTGCCTCAAAACAAG CTGAATCCTGGGGGTGTCCTATCTGTAGCTACCAGCACAATACCATGCAAAAAATTTCAACCATTTTTAACACGGCAAAGGAGCCACAGGCATTGTTTGCTGATGAGAGCTAAAGCGTCGGTTGAAACGGATATGCTTGCAAAAGATTCTGTAGGCGCCAATGCTGTTGATGATAAGG attttggagttgttAGCATGCACCACGTTGGAATACTATGTGAAAACCTTGAGAGGTCGTTGGACTTTTATCAGAATATTCTTG GACTAGAAATAAATGAGGCAAGACCACATGACAAGCTTCCCTACAGAGGTGCTTGGTTGTGGGTGGGATCAGAGATGATACATCTAATGGAGCTTCCAAATCCAGATCCCTTGACTGGTCGGCCTGAACATGGGGGGCGAGATCGTCATACTTGCATAGCAATTCGCGATGTGTCTAAGCTGAAAGTTATCCTTGATGAAGCTG GTATTCCCTACACCCTTAGTCGCTCTGGGAGGCCAGCCATTTTCACTCGAGACCCAGATGCTAATGCACTAGAATTTACTCAAGTTGATGCTTGA
- the LOC104214467 gene encoding U-box domain-containing protein 34-like isoform X2 — translation MYIEDMRAKCKEIFIPFKNLCNRKSVETVVLEGDNPATMLLQYVTQAGINTLVLGSSSPSYFSRRQKDSGVPSVILKHAPESCDVYVVSSNGLLKNSLSPLLPTETEVHTINQQESNVSYAAMEFNRRASSLPNFTHLNSPAFAHGNSSIHFRSQQRYKQNVEEFTAGPEVVKGGHSSTCSEQSDIQAEMERMRLELQNTIAMYNQTCEHLIHAQNKVQLLSSECIEEARRVNAAQKREESLRKTAAEAKKKHVETEKEVMIARKLLAEEACERQIAELKALQQSLEKQKVVNALMSCDGRYRRLTREEIEVATDFFSDSKMIGEGGYGKVYKGNLDHTPVAIKILHPDASQKKEEFLREVEVLSQLHHPNIVLLLGASPENGCLVYEYMENGSLEDYIFQGKNRPLPWFVRFRILFEVACGLAFLHNSKPEPVVHRDLKPGNILLDKNYVSKIGDVGLAKIMSDIVPESITEYRDSIIAGTLAYMDPEYQRTGTLRPKSDLYAFGIIALQLLAACHPKGLIMKFEKAIVSDSLADVLDKSVVDWPLIEAEELAKMALQCCKLRCRDRPDLETEVLPLLKKLSEFAEMHVKSEKNLIQAPSQYFCPILQEVMESPHIAADGFSYEHRAIKAWVDRHNVSPVTKQRLQHKMLTPNHTLRLAIQDWKSHL, via the exons GAGGCAGAAGGATTCGGGCGTACCATCTGTTATCCTGAAGCATGCTCCTGAGTCTTGTGATGTTTATGTGGTGTCGTCAAATGGGCTTCTGAAAAACTCCTTGAGTCCCCTGTTACCTACTG AGACAGAAGTTCATACTATCAATCAACAAGAATCCAATGTGTCTTATGCCGCCATGGAATTTAATAGAAGAGCATCATCACTTCCAAACTTTACCCACCTGAATTCTCCAGCATTTGCACATGGGAACTCTTCTATTCATTTCAGGTCTCAGCAAAGATATAAACAAAATGTAGAAGAATTTACAGCAGGTCCGGAGGTGGTCAAGGGTGGTCATTCTTCCACTTGTTCAGAGCAG TCAGACATTCAGGCTGAAATGGAAAGAATGCGCTTAGAATTACAAAATACCATTGCAATGTACAACCAAACGTGTGAACATCTGATCCATGCTCAAAACAAG GTCCAACTACTTTCTTCTGAATGCATTGAAGAAGCAAGAAGAGTGAATGCAGCCCAGAAAAGAGAAGAAAGCCTAAGGAAAACAGCTGCTGAAGCAAAGAAGAAGCATGTGGAAACGGAGAAGGAGGTCATGATAGCAAGAAAGTTGCTCGCCGAAGAGGCTTGTGAGAGGCAGATAGCAGAGCTGAAGGCTCTCCAACAGTCCTTAGAAAAACAAAAGGTCGTCAATGCACTGATGTCATGTGATGGAAGGTATAGGAGGCTAACTAGAGAAGAGATTGAGGTGGCTACTGATTTCTTTTCTGACTCTAAGATGATTGGCGAAGGAGGCTATGGGAAAGTTTACAAAGGCAACCTTGATCATACCCCTGTTGCCATCAAAATTCTTCATCCTGATGCATCACAAAAGAAAGAGGAATTTCTAAGAGAG GTTGAGGTTCTTAGCCAGTTGCATCACCCAAATATTGTTTTACTGCTTGGAGCCTCTCCAGAAAATGGCTGTCTTGTTTATGAGTATATGGAAAATGGAAGCCTGGAAGATTACATTTTCCAAGGAAAAAACAGACCTCTTCCCTGGTTTGTTCGATTCCGGATACTTTTTGAAGTGGCATGTGGTCTTGCATTCTTGCACAACTCAAAGCCTGAGCCCGTTGTTCATCGAGATCTAAAACCAGGAAACATACTGTTGGACAAAAATTATGTGAGTAAAATTGGAGATGTGGGTTTAGCAAAAATAATGTCAGATATTGTTCCAGAAAGTATTACTGAGTATAGGGACTCCATTATTGCTGGCACTCTTGCTTACATGGATCCGGAGTATCAAAGAACTGGCACCCTGAGACCTAAGTCTGATCTCTATGCTTTTGGAATAATAGCACTTCAACTATTGGCTGCTTGTCATCCTAAAGGCCTTATCATGAAATTTGAAAAAGCTATAGTTAGTGATTCGCTCGCGGATGTACTTGACAAGTCAGTAGTAGATTGGCCATTGATTGAAGCAGAAGAGCTAGCTAAGATGGCACTACAATGCTGTAAGCTTAGATGCAGAGATAGACCAGATCTTGAGACTGAAGTTCTTCCACTTCTGAAAAAGCTTTCTGAATTTGCCGAAATGCATGTCAAGTCAGAGAAAAACCTTATCCAGGCACCTAGCCAGTACTTCTGTCCAATCCTTCAG GAAGTAATGGAAAGCCCACATATAGCAGCTGATGGCTTTTCATATGAGCATAGAGCAATAAAGGCATGGGTTGACAGACATAACGTGTCACCTGTGACGAAACAGAGACTGCAACACAAGATGCTTACCCCAAACCACACATTACGCCTTGCCATACAAGATTGGAAGTCACATTTGTAA